The Streptomyces pactum genome contains a region encoding:
- a CDS encoding DUF6343 family protein, with amino-acid sequence MSDRRRPAGTREDAPRARSGAIGRRFPRTGTEPVTAQSPLRLRLLLSAVFLPLFVAGAAFFGVWAADTGPGDSPARGTLVALAAVCAAFVLLAAADLMVVTGRLRRERDTPGPH; translated from the coding sequence ATGAGCGACCGACGCCGCCCCGCCGGGACCAGGGAGGACGCCCCTCGCGCGCGGTCCGGCGCGATCGGCCGCCGCTTCCCGCGCACCGGCACCGAACCGGTCACCGCGCAGAGTCCGCTGCGGCTGCGACTGCTGCTGTCGGCCGTCTTCCTGCCGCTCTTCGTCGCGGGGGCCGCGTTCTTCGGCGTGTGGGCCGCCGACACCGGCCCCGGCGACAGCCCCGCACGCGGCACCCTGGTGGCCCTCGCCGCCGTGTGCGCGGCGTTCGTCCTGCTGGCCGCGGCGGACCTGATGGTCGTGACCGGCCGGCTGCGGCGGGAACGGGACACCCCCGGCCCGCACTGA
- a CDS encoding CBS domain-containing protein, with product MTRRIREVMSPAAVAVEPMTTVARAARLMREEDVGDVLVTYDCDLFGLLTDRDIVLRSVADGRDPDDTTVGSVCTPPPVVTLEPDDSTERAAELMRRHAVRRLPVVEHGGVPVGVVTLGDLAAADDPDSALADISKSEPDHWPSTTEAPDH from the coding sequence ATGACACGGCGTATCCGAGAGGTGATGTCACCCGCCGCGGTGGCCGTCGAGCCCATGACCACGGTGGCGCGGGCGGCCCGGCTGATGCGCGAGGAGGACGTCGGCGACGTCCTGGTGACCTACGACTGCGACCTGTTCGGCCTGCTCACCGACCGCGACATCGTGCTGCGGAGCGTCGCCGACGGCCGCGACCCCGACGACACCACGGTCGGCTCGGTCTGCACGCCCCCGCCCGTCGTCACCCTCGAACCCGATGACAGTACCGAGCGCGCGGCCGAGCTGATGCGACGTCACGCGGTCCGCCGGCTCCCGGTCGTCGAGCACGGCGGCGTTCCGGTCGGCGTGGTCACCCTCGGCGACCTCGCGGCCGCCGACGACCCGGACTCCGCCCTGGCGGACATCAGCAAGTCCGAACCCGACCACTGGCCCTCGACCACCGAGGCCCCCGACCACTGA
- a CDS encoding PPC domain-containing DNA-binding protein has translation MKWQQVQDGPSAVYVVVLDPGEDAAAELTAFARDRSLGASQVTAVGAFSEAVVGWFDRQAKDYRHIPVGEQCEVLSLIGDIAVADDGPTPHLHAVLGLSDGSTRGGHLLSGRVWPTLEVVVRDSPAELAKTHRPDIGLALIDLG, from the coding sequence ATGAAGTGGCAACAGGTGCAGGACGGGCCGTCCGCGGTGTACGTGGTGGTGCTCGACCCTGGTGAGGACGCGGCCGCCGAACTCACCGCATTCGCCCGTGACCGCTCCCTCGGCGCGTCCCAGGTGACCGCGGTGGGCGCCTTCTCGGAGGCGGTCGTCGGCTGGTTCGACCGGCAGGCCAAGGACTACCGGCACATCCCGGTGGGGGAGCAGTGCGAGGTGCTCTCCCTGATCGGGGACATCGCCGTCGCCGACGACGGGCCGACCCCGCACCTGCACGCCGTACTGGGCCTGTCCGACGGCTCCACCCGCGGGGGCCACCTGCTGTCCGGCCGGGTCTGGCCGACGCTGGAGGTCGTCGTCCGGGACAGTCCGGCCGAACTGGCCAAGACCCACCGCCCCGACATCGGCCTGGCCCTGATCGACCTCGGCTGA
- a CDS encoding AfsR/SARP family transcriptional regulator — translation MEAVTFGVLGPVTAERAGDVLALKGPRHRAVLARLLLARRRVVPLARLVEDLWEDAPPPRAVGAVRTFVGDLRRALEPDRPPRAPARLLVTEGPGYALRAAPDAVDAWRFEAAVAEAGRLPATRAPDRLRTALAQWRGPAYAEFGGQEWVRGERSRLTELRLRAVERRAELLVDLGRAAEAVPDLDAHLTDHPWREEAWRLLALALYRTGRQADALAVLRRARALLAGHLGIDPGPRLRRLEAGILAQDADLDPSDEPAEAAARLWARATEAYDRTVAAGAHARLESAVGLLRTLAVTGGGGLEAAREHRMTAVEAAEETGDAELTARVIGAYDVPANWTRSDDPERAGRIVAAAERTLAALPDDTHAEAARCRLLATVALESRGVRSARGPRAADEAERIARRLDDPALLAFALNGVFMQSCTTAGLAPRRDATGAELVELAARHGLVNHAVLGHLIRLQARAALADFAAADEHASAVDRLAERHERPLVAVFTEWYRALRRAATGSPYDSAEAAYRSAAARLDGAGMPGLERGLLPLALLGLRLAHGRVAEVDPGADWGPYRPWAAPFALLADGRHAEARTALRALPEPPPDLLYEALCCAEAALALELGDRTALERTYGRLLPASGEIAGAGSGLLTFGPVGDWLAAIRRALGPGRDRPD, via the coding sequence ATGGAAGCGGTCACGTTCGGTGTGCTCGGGCCGGTCACGGCCGAACGCGCCGGCGACGTGCTCGCTCTCAAGGGCCCCCGGCACCGCGCCGTGCTGGCCCGCCTTCTTCTGGCCCGGCGGCGGGTCGTCCCGCTGGCCCGCCTGGTCGAGGACCTGTGGGAGGACGCACCGCCGCCGCGGGCCGTGGGCGCGGTGCGCACCTTCGTGGGGGATCTGCGCCGCGCCCTGGAACCCGACCGCCCGCCGCGGGCCCCGGCCCGGCTGCTGGTCACCGAGGGGCCCGGGTACGCCCTGCGCGCGGCGCCGGACGCCGTGGACGCGTGGCGTTTCGAGGCGGCCGTCGCGGAGGCCGGCCGGCTGCCGGCCACGCGGGCTCCGGACCGGCTCCGGACGGCTCTGGCGCAGTGGCGGGGCCCCGCCTACGCCGAGTTCGGCGGGCAGGAGTGGGTCCGCGGCGAGCGCTCCCGGCTCACCGAACTGCGGCTGCGTGCCGTCGAACGGCGCGCGGAACTGCTCGTGGACCTGGGCCGGGCCGCCGAGGCGGTCCCCGACCTGGACGCGCACCTGACCGACCACCCCTGGCGCGAGGAGGCCTGGCGGCTGCTCGCCCTGGCCCTGTACCGGACCGGACGCCAGGCGGACGCCCTCGCCGTGCTGCGCCGCGCCCGCGCCCTGCTCGCCGGACACCTGGGCATCGACCCCGGGCCCCGGCTGCGCCGCCTGGAGGCCGGCATCCTCGCCCAGGACGCGGACCTGGACCCGTCGGACGAACCGGCGGAGGCGGCGGCCCGGCTGTGGGCCCGCGCGACCGAGGCGTACGACCGCACGGTCGCCGCCGGTGCCCACGCCCGGCTGGAGTCGGCCGTGGGCCTGCTGCGCACCCTCGCGGTCACCGGCGGCGGCGGTCTGGAGGCCGCCCGTGAGCACCGTATGACGGCGGTCGAGGCGGCGGAGGAGACGGGCGACGCGGAGCTGACGGCCCGGGTGATCGGCGCCTACGACGTACCCGCCAACTGGACCCGCAGCGACGACCCCGAACGGGCCGGCCGCATCGTCGCGGCGGCCGAACGCACCCTCGCCGCCCTGCCGGACGACACCCACGCCGAGGCGGCACGCTGCCGTCTGCTGGCCACCGTCGCCCTGGAGTCCCGGGGCGTCCGGTCGGCGCGCGGACCGCGGGCGGCGGACGAGGCCGAGCGGATCGCCCGCCGCCTGGACGACCCCGCCCTGCTCGCCTTCGCCCTCAACGGCGTCTTCATGCAGTCGTGCACCACCGCCGGACTGGCCCCGCGCCGCGACGCGACCGGTGCCGAACTCGTAGAGCTCGCCGCCCGGCACGGCCTCGTCAACCACGCGGTACTCGGCCACCTGATCCGGCTCCAGGCACGCGCGGCACTCGCCGACTTCGCCGCCGCCGACGAGCACGCCAGCGCCGTCGACCGCCTGGCCGAACGGCACGAACGGCCGCTCGTGGCCGTCTTCACCGAGTGGTACCGAGCCCTGCGCCGGGCCGCCACCGGCAGCCCGTACGACAGTGCCGAGGCCGCCTACCGGTCCGCCGCCGCGCGGCTCGACGGTGCCGGCATGCCGGGCCTGGAACGCGGACTGCTGCCCCTCGCCCTGCTCGGCCTGCGTCTGGCCCACGGACGTGTGGCGGAGGTGGACCCGGGCGCGGACTGGGGACCGTACCGCCCCTGGGCCGCACCGTTCGCGCTCCTCGCCGACGGCCGTCACGCCGAGGCCCGGACGGCGCTGAGGGCGCTCCCGGAGCCGCCGCCCGACCTCCTGTACGAGGCCCTGTGCTGCGCCGAGGCCGCGCTCGCCCTCGAACTCGGCGACCGTACGGCCCTGGAGCGGACGTACGGACGGCTGCTGCCCGCCTCCGGTGAGATCGCGGGCGCGGGCAGCGGGCTGCTCACCTTCGGGCCGGTCGGCGACTGGCTCGCCGCGATCCGCCGGGCACTCGGCCCCGGCCGGGACCGGCCGGATTAG
- a CDS encoding alpha/beta fold hydrolase, whose product MEPTIPGFDHDRVTVADGVALNVAVGGSGSPIVLLHGFPQTHLMWRHVAADLAADHTVVCPDLRGYGASDKPADPDGTAYAKRTMAADVVALARALGHERFALAGHDRGALVAVRAGLDHPDAVTHLAALDVLPTLDMWDVLRGTTAAVGFHLYLMAQPPGLPEQLIGAAPDAFFGHFLDIWTRNPDALPADVRAAYLEASREAVPSIVADYRASAGIDVAHDRADRDNGNRLRMPVTVLQQDWGAALGYDAAALWRAWAPDLRHETVDCGHFMAEEAPGEVAGSLRKLLTR is encoded by the coding sequence ATGGAACCGACCATCCCGGGCTTCGACCACGACCGCGTCACGGTCGCCGACGGTGTCGCCCTGAACGTGGCCGTCGGCGGCTCCGGCAGCCCGATCGTGCTGCTGCACGGCTTCCCGCAGACCCATCTGATGTGGCGGCACGTCGCCGCCGACCTCGCGGCCGACCACACCGTCGTCTGCCCCGACCTGCGCGGTTACGGCGCCAGCGACAAGCCGGCCGACCCGGACGGCACCGCCTACGCCAAGCGGACCATGGCCGCCGACGTCGTCGCCCTCGCCCGCGCGCTCGGCCACGAGCGTTTCGCGCTGGCCGGGCACGACCGGGGCGCCCTCGTCGCGGTGCGGGCCGGGCTCGACCACCCGGACGCGGTGACGCACCTGGCCGCGCTGGACGTGCTGCCGACCCTCGACATGTGGGACGTCCTGCGCGGCACCACGGCGGCGGTCGGCTTCCACCTCTACCTGATGGCGCAGCCTCCCGGACTGCCGGAGCAGTTGATCGGCGCCGCGCCGGACGCCTTCTTCGGTCACTTCCTCGACATCTGGACACGCAACCCGGACGCCCTGCCCGCCGACGTACGCGCCGCCTACCTCGAGGCGTCCCGCGAGGCGGTGCCGTCCATCGTGGCCGACTACCGTGCCTCGGCCGGCATCGACGTCGCCCACGACCGGGCAGACCGCGACAACGGCAACCGGCTGCGGATGCCCGTGACCGTCCTCCAGCAGGACTGGGGTGCCGCCCTCGGCTACGACGCCGCCGCGCTGTGGCGGGCGTGGGCCCCGGACTTGCGGCACGAAACCGTCGACTGCGGCCACTTCATGGCGGAGGAGGCGCCCGGCGAGGTCGCCGGGTCGCTGCGGAAGCTGCTGACCCGGTAG
- a CDS encoding MFS transporter, which produces MTESGVGGSGSLGRRFGWLWAAYSVSTFGTRLAFDAFALIAVVVLDAGTAQVAALAATGLAVGALVAVPLGPWVEFRRKRPVMVAMDLIRCAVLLTVPFAFAFGRLGFAQLLVVSVVVAAADIAFRAAAGSCLKALVRPPDLLAANSRFEATTWTATMLGPPLGGAAIGIFGPVVTVAVDAVSYLLSALGIRAIGGGEPPPRRADAPRPRAGDLLDDWRYVLASPGLRPLFLNTVLVNGLIMATTPLLAVLMLGDLGFAPWQYGLAFAVPCAGGLIGSRLAGPLVARFGQHRVLVASGVLRVCWPVGLAFVGPGTPGLVLVMVVEFGLITSVGVFNPVYATRRLDLTPADRVARTLTAWTVSGKLATAGLTAVWGLLAGLTGPRTAVALAGVLMLATPLLLPRRDRDLGRPLVGPAGDR; this is translated from the coding sequence GTGACGGAGTCGGGCGTGGGGGGCAGCGGGTCGCTGGGGCGGCGGTTCGGGTGGCTGTGGGCCGCCTATTCCGTCAGCACGTTCGGCACGAGGCTCGCGTTCGACGCGTTCGCGCTGATCGCGGTCGTGGTGCTGGACGCCGGAACGGCGCAGGTGGCGGCGCTCGCGGCGACCGGTCTCGCGGTGGGCGCGCTGGTGGCGGTGCCGCTGGGGCCCTGGGTGGAGTTCCGGCGCAAGCGGCCGGTCATGGTCGCGATGGACCTGATCCGGTGCGCGGTGCTGTTGACCGTGCCGTTCGCGTTCGCGTTCGGCCGGCTCGGCTTCGCCCAGTTGCTGGTGGTGTCGGTCGTCGTCGCCGCGGCCGACATCGCGTTCAGGGCGGCCGCCGGTTCCTGTCTCAAGGCACTGGTACGGCCACCGGACCTGCTGGCCGCGAACAGCCGGTTCGAGGCGACGACCTGGACCGCGACGATGCTCGGGCCTCCGCTCGGCGGGGCCGCGATCGGGATCTTCGGACCGGTGGTGACGGTGGCGGTCGACGCGGTCAGCTACCTGTTGTCGGCCCTGGGGATCCGCGCGATCGGCGGCGGGGAGCCGCCCCCGCGACGTGCCGACGCGCCCCGGCCGCGGGCCGGTGACCTGCTGGACGACTGGCGGTACGTGCTGGCCTCGCCGGGTCTGCGCCCGCTGTTCCTCAACACGGTCCTGGTCAACGGTCTGATCATGGCGACCACACCGCTGCTGGCCGTCCTCATGCTGGGCGATCTGGGCTTCGCGCCGTGGCAGTACGGGCTCGCCTTCGCGGTGCCGTGCGCGGGCGGACTGATCGGCTCCCGGCTGGCCGGCCCGCTCGTGGCGCGCTTCGGGCAGCACCGGGTGCTGGTCGCCAGCGGGGTACTGCGCGTGTGCTGGCCCGTCGGGCTGGCCTTCGTCGGCCCCGGAACCCCGGGACTGGTCCTGGTGATGGTCGTCGAGTTCGGGCTGATCACGTCCGTGGGCGTGTTCAACCCGGTGTACGCCACCCGCCGGCTGGACCTGACCCCGGCGGACAGGGTCGCGCGCACCCTGACCGCCTGGACGGTCAGCGGGAAGCTGGCGACCGCGGGCCTGACCGCGGTGTGGGGTCTGCTGGCGGGCCTGACCGGACCGCGTACGGCCGTCGCGCTCGCGGGCGTGCTGATGCTCGCGACACCGCTGCTCCTGCCACGGCGGGACCGCGACTTGGGCCGGCCCTTGGTGGGGCCCGCCGGTGACCGGTGA
- a CDS encoding VOC family protein, with the protein MSVEFNHTIVLSRDREKSAHFLAGILGLQVGEPAGMFLPVTTANGVTLDFATVDIDIPVQHYAFLVSEDEFDAVLARLVADGVPIQADPHGRYPRRINRNDGGRGVYFSDPSGHGMEAFTRPYGSDPSSPLNGVTEDVPGAR; encoded by the coding sequence GTGTCAGTCGAGTTCAACCACACCATCGTTCTCTCCCGCGACCGGGAGAAGTCCGCTCACTTCCTCGCCGGGATCCTGGGGCTTCAGGTCGGCGAACCGGCCGGGATGTTCCTGCCCGTGACGACCGCCAACGGCGTCACCCTCGATTTCGCCACCGTCGACATCGACATCCCCGTGCAGCACTACGCGTTCCTCGTCTCCGAGGACGAGTTCGACGCGGTCCTCGCCCGGCTCGTGGCGGACGGCGTACCCATTCAGGCCGATCCGCACGGCCGGTATCCGCGCCGGATCAACCGCAACGACGGCGGCCGGGGTGTCTACTTCTCCGATCCGTCCGGGCACGGCATGGAGGCCTTCACCCGGCCCTACGGCAGTGACCCGTCCTCGCCGCTGAACGGCGTCACCGAGGACGTTCCCGGGGCCCGCTGA
- a CDS encoding PPOX class F420-dependent oxidoreductase, with translation MSKPPLPPEAVDLLRRPNPCVMATLRSDGAPVSAPTWYLWEDDGRVLINLDEGRVRLGHLRRDPRVTLTVLAGDDWYTHVTLIGRVTETRDDEDLTGIDRLSRHYTGNPYPDRVRPRVSAWIEVERWHGWGAMKDSDQASP, from the coding sequence ATGTCCAAGCCGCCGCTGCCGCCCGAGGCCGTCGACCTGCTGCGCCGTCCCAACCCGTGCGTCATGGCCACCCTCCGTTCGGACGGCGCTCCCGTCTCCGCGCCCACCTGGTACCTGTGGGAGGACGACGGCCGGGTCCTCATCAACCTCGACGAGGGCCGGGTACGCCTCGGGCACCTGCGCCGGGATCCGCGCGTGACCCTCACCGTCCTCGCGGGCGACGACTGGTACACGCACGTCACCCTCATCGGCCGCGTCACCGAGACCCGCGACGACGAGGACCTCACCGGCATCGACCGCCTCTCCAGGCACTACACGGGCAACCCGTACCCGGACCGGGTCCGTCCCCGGGTCAGCGCCTGGATCGAGGTGGAGCGCTGGCACGGCTGGGGCGCGATGAAGGACAGCGACCAGGCGTCCCCCTGA
- a CDS encoding NAD(P)-dependent oxidoreductase, giving the protein MTDQLTVSVLGTGIMGAAMARNLVRAGHTVRAWNRSRGKAEPLAADGVRVAGSPEEAVRGADAVLTMLYDGPAALDVMRQAVPGLRPGAAWIQSTTAGVDAVADLAAFAHEHGLVFFDAPVLGTRQPAEDGQLLVLAAGPADARDAVAPVLDAVGSRTVWTGEDGAAGSATRLKLVANSWVLAATNAAGEVLALARALGVDPDGFFDAIAGGPLDMGYLRAKARMIRDGALTPAQFAVTTAAKDARLIVEAGEANGVRLDVAAAGAERLARAAAQGHGDEDMAAAYFASFDEKPSD; this is encoded by the coding sequence ATGACCGACCAGCTCACCGTGAGCGTCCTGGGAACCGGCATCATGGGTGCCGCCATGGCCCGCAACCTCGTCCGCGCCGGGCACACCGTCCGCGCCTGGAACCGCAGCCGGGGCAAGGCCGAGCCGCTGGCCGCCGACGGCGTACGCGTCGCGGGCAGCCCCGAGGAGGCGGTACGGGGCGCCGACGCCGTCCTCACCATGCTGTACGACGGCCCGGCCGCGCTCGACGTCATGCGGCAGGCCGTCCCCGGCCTGCGCCCCGGTGCCGCGTGGATCCAGTCGACCACCGCCGGCGTCGACGCGGTCGCCGACCTGGCCGCCTTCGCCCACGAACACGGCCTCGTCTTCTTCGACGCACCCGTCCTCGGCACCCGGCAACCCGCCGAGGACGGCCAACTGCTGGTCCTGGCCGCCGGCCCGGCCGACGCACGGGACGCGGTGGCACCCGTCCTGGACGCCGTCGGCTCCCGCACGGTGTGGACCGGCGAGGACGGCGCCGCCGGCAGCGCCACCCGGCTGAAGCTGGTGGCCAACAGTTGGGTCCTCGCCGCCACCAACGCGGCGGGCGAGGTCCTGGCGCTGGCCAGGGCACTGGGCGTGGACCCGGACGGCTTCTTCGACGCCATCGCCGGCGGCCCGCTCGACATGGGCTACCTGCGCGCCAAGGCCCGGATGATCCGTGACGGCGCGCTGACGCCCGCGCAGTTCGCGGTCACCACCGCCGCGAAGGACGCCCGGCTGATCGTCGAGGCCGGCGAGGCGAACGGCGTCCGCCTGGACGTGGCCGCCGCCGGCGCGGAACGCCTGGCGCGCGCCGCCGCGCAGGGGCACGGCGACGAGGACATGGCGGCGGCGTACTTCGCCAGTTTCGACGAGAAGCCGTCCGACTGA
- a CDS encoding type II toxin-antitoxin system PemK/MazF family toxin: MSAFPEDTEDTEDTHDTVPGRFGPAATTEADARTVGRVRTEYSPAHDGDPDPGEIVWTWVPYEENDGRGKDRPVLVVAREAAGTLLAVQLSSKRHDGDREWVPIGGGPWDRSGRDSWVAVDRVLRLHDAGMRREACALDRPRFDLVRQRLRERYGWS, from the coding sequence GTGAGCGCCTTTCCCGAAGACACCGAAGACACCGAAGACACCCACGACACCGTCCCCGGCCGCTTCGGCCCCGCCGCCACCACCGAGGCCGACGCCCGGACCGTGGGCCGGGTGCGTACCGAGTACTCCCCCGCGCACGACGGGGACCCGGATCCCGGCGAGATCGTGTGGACGTGGGTGCCCTACGAGGAGAACGACGGCCGCGGCAAGGACCGGCCCGTGCTCGTGGTCGCCCGGGAGGCCGCCGGCACGCTGCTGGCCGTTCAGTTGTCCAGCAAGCGCCATGACGGGGACCGGGAGTGGGTGCCCATCGGGGGCGGGCCCTGGGACCGGTCCGGGCGGGACTCCTGGGTCGCCGTGGACCGGGTGCTGCGGCTGCACGACGCCGGTATGCGCCGCGAGGCGTGCGCCCTGGACCGGCCGCGCTTCGACCTCGTACGGCAGCGGCTGCGGGAGCGTTACGGCTGGAGCTGA
- a CDS encoding TIGR02452 family protein, producing the protein MSARLRGIAQQTEQIVTAGSYRASGGREVPIAAAVEAARDGTRMYGPAPVEPAPFAAVRTVFEVTGESSLEAARRLGGQVAVLNFASARNPGGGYLNGAQAQEEALCRTSALYTCLLRAREFYDHHRAHRDPFYTDRVIHSPAVPVFRDDRGRLLDEPYTAGFLTSAAPNAGVVLRTVPRRAADVPAALAARAERVLETAAAHGYRRLVLGAWGCGVFRNDPAQVAGAFRGLLGPGGRFSEAFERVTFGILDRTPGGTVREAFAHAFPKGAR; encoded by the coding sequence GTGAGCGCGCGCCTGCGGGGCATCGCACAGCAGACGGAACAGATCGTCACGGCGGGGTCCTACCGTGCGTCCGGCGGGCGCGAGGTGCCCATCGCCGCGGCCGTCGAGGCGGCACGGGACGGTACCCGGATGTACGGACCCGCTCCCGTCGAACCGGCCCCCTTCGCCGCGGTGCGGACGGTCTTCGAGGTCACCGGCGAGAGCAGCCTGGAGGCCGCACGCCGCCTCGGCGGCCAGGTCGCCGTGCTGAACTTCGCCTCGGCCCGCAATCCGGGCGGCGGCTACCTCAACGGCGCCCAGGCCCAGGAGGAGGCCCTGTGCCGGACCTCCGCGCTGTACACCTGCCTGCTGCGGGCGCGCGAGTTCTACGACCACCATCGCGCCCACCGCGACCCGTTCTACACGGACCGCGTCATCCACTCGCCCGCCGTGCCCGTCTTCCGCGACGACCGCGGCCGCCTGCTGGACGAGCCGTACACCGCCGGCTTCCTCACCTCCGCCGCGCCGAACGCGGGCGTGGTGCTGCGTACGGTCCCGCGGCGGGCCGCCGACGTGCCCGCCGCCCTGGCCGCACGCGCCGAACGGGTGCTGGAGACGGCCGCGGCCCACGGGTACCGGCGGCTGGTGCTCGGCGCCTGGGGCTGCGGGGTGTTCCGCAACGACCCCGCCCAGGTCGCGGGCGCGTTCCGGGGGCTGCTCGGGCCCGGCGGACGGTTCTCGGAAGCCTTCGAGCGGGTGACGTTCGGCATCCTGGACCGCACGCCGGGCGGCACGGTGCGGGAGGCGTTCGCGCACGCCTTCCCGAAGGGCGCCCGGTAG
- the egtA gene encoding ergothioneine biosynthesis glutamate--cysteine ligase EgtA — MSDAVSGCTRPRTTVTEAEVEALVHGICFKTGPPRRLGVEVEWLVHELRAPRLTVSPERLEAVYAALRAVPLRSALTVEPGGQLELSSLPAASLMECIGSVSADLTAVRAVLREDGLALVGLGHDPWHVPRRFLRQPRYDAMEACLDRTGPAGRFMMCASASVQVCLDAGHEEPGPLGHVRRWWLAHQLGAVLLAAFANSPLAGDRPTGWRSTRQLRWTQIGTGRAGGPPLDADPRGAWTRHVLDAPVMCVRHDGGPWDVPEGMTFREWIRSRTPRPPTREDLDYHLTTLFPPVRPRGHLELRMIDAQPGDDGWTVPLAVTAALFEDPEATETAYRAVKPLAERTLGLPAPHNPLYRDAARDALTDPELREAAVTCFTAALAALPRLGATAEVVDAVAAHLERYVLRGRCPADDLLDMPDGASRGPHGRETRP, encoded by the coding sequence ATGTCCGATGCGGTAAGTGGCTGCACGCGGCCACGCACCACCGTCACCGAAGCCGAGGTCGAGGCGCTGGTCCACGGCATCTGCTTCAAGACCGGCCCGCCCAGGCGCCTCGGTGTCGAGGTGGAATGGCTCGTCCACGAGCTGCGCGCGCCGCGGCTCACCGTGTCACCCGAACGGCTCGAAGCGGTCTACGCCGCACTGCGGGCAGTGCCCCTGAGGTCGGCCCTGACCGTCGAGCCCGGCGGCCAGTTGGAGCTGAGTTCGCTCCCCGCCGCCTCCCTGATGGAATGCATCGGTTCCGTGTCCGCCGACCTCACCGCCGTCCGAGCGGTGCTGCGCGAGGACGGTCTCGCCCTCGTCGGCCTCGGCCACGACCCCTGGCACGTGCCCCGCCGCTTCCTGCGGCAGCCGCGCTACGACGCCATGGAGGCCTGCCTCGACCGCACCGGCCCCGCGGGCCGCTTCATGATGTGCGCCTCGGCCTCCGTGCAGGTGTGTCTGGACGCCGGGCACGAGGAGCCCGGCCCCCTCGGTCACGTACGCCGTTGGTGGCTCGCCCACCAGCTGGGAGCGGTGCTGCTGGCCGCGTTCGCCAACTCCCCGCTGGCCGGCGACCGGCCCACCGGCTGGCGGTCCACCCGGCAACTGCGGTGGACGCAGATCGGCACCGGCCGCGCGGGCGGCCCCCCGCTGGACGCCGACCCGCGCGGCGCCTGGACCCGGCACGTCCTGGACGCCCCGGTGATGTGCGTCCGCCACGACGGCGGGCCCTGGGACGTGCCCGAGGGCATGACCTTCCGGGAGTGGATCCGGAGCCGGACCCCGAGACCGCCGACCCGGGAGGATCTCGACTACCACCTCACCACGCTGTTCCCGCCGGTCAGACCACGCGGCCACCTGGAGCTGCGCATGATCGACGCGCAGCCCGGGGACGACGGCTGGACGGTTCCGCTCGCCGTGACGGCGGCGCTGTTCGAGGACCCGGAGGCCACCGAGACCGCCTACCGGGCCGTGAAGCCCCTCGCCGAGCGCACGCTGGGTCTGCCCGCCCCGCACAACCCGCTGTACCGGGACGCGGCCCGCGACGCCCTCACCGATCCGGAGCTGCGCGAGGCGGCCGTCACGTGCTTCACCGCGGCGCTCGCCGCCCTGCCCCGGCTCGGCGCCACCGCCGAGGTGGTGGACGCCGTCGCGGCA